In the genome of Persephonella sp. KM09-Lau-8, one region contains:
- the tuf gene encoding elongation factor Tu, translating into MAREKFERKKEHVNVGTIGHVDHGKTTLTAAITYVLSKKGLAEFIGYGDIDKAPEERDRGITINITHVEYETEKRHYAHVDCPGHADYIKNMITGAAQMDGAILVVSAADGPMPQTREHVLLARQVNVPYIVVFLNKCDMVDDEELLELVELEVRELLNKYEFPGDEVPVIRGSALGALNDEEKWVKSVEELLNAMDEYIPTPERAIDKPFLMAIEDVFTISGRGTVVTGRVERGTLKVGDEVEIVGLSDEIKKTVVTGIEMFRKTLDEAVAGDNVGVLLRGIGKDEVERGQVLAAPGTITPHKKFKAQVYILSKEEGGRHTPFFLGYRPQFYIRTADVTGTVVELPEGQEMVMPGDNVELTVELMEPVAIEEQMRFAIREGGRTVGAGVVTKIIE; encoded by the coding sequence ATGGCGAGAGAAAAATTTGAGAGGAAGAAAGAGCACGTAAACGTAGGGACAATAGGGCACGTAGACCACGGTAAGACAACATTAACAGCTGCTATAACATACGTATTATCAAAGAAAGGACTGGCAGAGTTTATTGGATACGGAGACATTGATAAAGCACCAGAAGAGAGAGACAGAGGAATTACAATCAACATCACACACGTAGAGTATGAAACAGAGAAAAGACACTACGCACACGTAGACTGTCCAGGACACGCAGACTACATCAAGAACATGATAACCGGTGCTGCACAGATGGACGGAGCTATACTCGTTGTATCAGCAGCAGACGGGCCAATGCCACAGACAAGGGAGCACGTACTTCTTGCAAGACAGGTTAACGTTCCATACATCGTAGTATTCTTAAACAAATGTGACATGGTAGACGACGAAGAGCTTTTAGAACTTGTAGAATTAGAAGTAAGAGAACTTTTAAATAAATACGAATTCCCAGGGGACGAAGTACCAGTAATCAGAGGGTCAGCACTTGGAGCATTAAACGACGAAGAGAAATGGGTTAAATCAGTAGAAGAGCTTCTCAATGCGATGGACGAATACATTCCAACACCAGAGAGAGCGATAGACAAACCATTCCTTATGGCTATAGAGGACGTATTTACAATCTCAGGAAGGGGAACAGTAGTAACAGGAAGAGTAGAGAGAGGAACACTGAAAGTAGGAGACGAAGTAGAGATAGTAGGGCTGTCAGACGAGATTAAGAAGACAGTAGTAACAGGAATAGAGATGTTCAGAAAGACACTGGACGAAGCGGTAGCAGGGGACAACGTAGGGGTACTACTGAGAGGAATAGGGAAAGACGAAGTAGAGAGAGGGCAGGTATTAGCTGCACCAGGAACAATCACACCACACAAGAAATTCAAAGCACAGGTATACATTCTTTCCAAAGAGGAAGGAGGAAGACACACACCATTCTTCCTTGGATACAGACCACAGTTTTACATCAGGACAGCTGACGTAACAGGAACAGTAGTAGAGTTGCCAGAAGGACAGGAGATGGTAATGCCAGGAGACAACGTAGAGTTAACAGTAGAATTAATGGAGCCAGTAGCTATAGAAGAGCAGATGAGATTTGCTATCAGGGAAGGTGGTAGAACTGTTGGTGCTGGTGTTGTTACTAAAATAATTGAGTAA
- the fusA gene encoding elongation factor G has product MARQVPIEKLRNIGIVAHIDAGKTTTTERILFYTGKTYKIGEVHEGAATMDWMEQEKERGITITSATTAAYWKGYQLNIIDTPGHVDFGVEVVRSMKALDGIVFVFSSVEAVQPQSEANWRWADKFKVPRIAFVNKMDRVGADFFKVYEDMIEKLGARPVPIQVPIGKEDNFEGVVDLFEMKAYIWRGDELGAKYDITDEIPEDVRPVAEEWREKMIETIVETDEELMEKYLEGEEISVDELKKALRKATINLELVPMLCGSAFKNKGVQPLLDAVIDFLPSPVDVPPVKGVNPQTGEEEERHASDDEPFCALAFKVMADPYAGQLTYFRVYSGVVKAGDTVLIANKNKKVRVGRILRMHANQREEITEVYAGDIAAAVGLDTVTGDTLSDPDHPIVLESMEFPEPVIAMAIEPKTKSDQEKLSQVLNKFMKEDPTFKVTVDPETNQTLIHGMGELHLEIMVDRMKREYGIEVNVGKPQVAYKETIKKKAVGEGKFIRQSGGRGQYGHAIIEIEPLEGKDYEFVDKIVGGVIPKEYIPAVDAGIQEAMQNGVVAGYPMIGVKATLFDGSFHEVDSSEIAFKIAGSMAFREAAKKANPVLLEPIMLVEVDTPEEYMGDVMGDLSKRRGKILGSEKKGTTMTIRAEVPLAEMFGYATDLRSLTQGRATFSMVFEKYEEVPKNIADEIAGERAKATS; this is encoded by the coding sequence ATGGCAAGGCAAGTGCCAATTGAAAAATTAAGAAACATAGGGATTGTAGCCCACATTGACGCAGGTAAAACTACAACAACAGAAAGGATCCTGTTCTATACAGGTAAAACATATAAGATTGGTGAGGTGCACGAAGGTGCAGCCACCATGGACTGGATGGAACAGGAAAAAGAAAGAGGTATCACAATTACCTCTGCTACAACAGCTGCTTACTGGAAGGGCTATCAGCTGAATATAATTGACACACCAGGTCACGTTGACTTTGGTGTTGAAGTTGTTCGTTCTATGAAAGCCCTTGATGGTATTGTTTTTGTTTTCTCTTCTGTTGAGGCAGTTCAGCCTCAGTCTGAAGCAAACTGGAGATGGGCTGATAAATTCAAGGTCCCAAGAATTGCCTTTGTTAATAAAATGGACAGGGTTGGAGCAGATTTCTTCAAAGTTTATGAAGATATGATTGAAAAATTAGGTGCAAGACCTGTTCCAATCCAGGTTCCTATCGGAAAAGAGGATAATTTTGAAGGTGTGGTAGACCTCTTTGAAATGAAGGCTTATATCTGGAGAGGAGATGAGCTTGGTGCTAAATATGACATAACAGATGAGATACCAGAAGATGTTAGACCTGTAGCTGAAGAATGGCGTGAAAAGATGATTGAAACTATTGTTGAAACAGATGAAGAATTAATGGAAAAATATCTTGAAGGTGAAGAAATCTCTGTAGATGAACTCAAGAAAGCATTAAGAAAAGCCACAATAAATCTTGAACTTGTTCCAATGCTTTGCGGTTCTGCATTCAAAAATAAAGGTGTTCAGCCATTACTTGATGCTGTTATAGATTTCCTTCCTTCTCCAGTTGATGTTCCACCTGTTAAGGGTGTAAATCCACAAACTGGAGAAGAAGAAGAAAGACATGCATCTGATGATGAACCATTCTGTGCCCTTGCATTCAAAGTTATGGCAGATCCTTATGCAGGACAGCTTACTTACTTTAGAGTTTACTCTGGTGTTGTAAAAGCTGGAGATACAGTTCTTATAGCAAACAAAAATAAAAAGGTTAGAGTTGGTAGAATTCTCAGAATGCATGCTAACCAGAGAGAAGAAATTACAGAAGTTTATGCAGGGGATATCGCTGCTGCTGTTGGACTGGATACAGTTACAGGAGATACACTTTCAGATCCAGATCATCCAATCGTTCTGGAATCTATGGAATTCCCAGAGCCTGTTATTGCTATGGCAATTGAGCCAAAAACAAAATCTGATCAGGAAAAACTTTCTCAGGTTTTAAATAAATTTATGAAAGAAGACCCAACATTCAAAGTAACTGTTGATCCAGAAACCAACCAGACCCTTATTCACGGAATGGGTGAGCTTCACCTTGAAATTATGGTTGACAGAATGAAAAGAGAGTACGGAATAGAGGTTAACGTAGGTAAACCTCAGGTTGCATATAAAGAAACAATCAAGAAAAAAGCTGTTGGTGAAGGTAAGTTTATCAGACAGTCTGGTGGTAGAGGTCAGTACGGTCACGCAATTATTGAAATTGAGCCTCTTGAAGGAAAGGATTATGAATTTGTGGACAAAATCGTTGGTGGTGTAATCCCAAAAGAATACATTCCAGCTGTTGATGCTGGTATTCAGGAAGCAATGCAAAATGGTGTTGTTGCCGGATACCCAATGATTGGAGTTAAAGCTACACTGTTTGATGGTTCATTCCACGAAGTTGACTCTTCTGAAATTGCTTTCAAAATAGCAGGTTCTATGGCATTCAGAGAAGCCGCTAAAAAAGCAAACCCAGTACTCCTCGAACCTATAATGCTTGTTGAGGTTGATACGCCTGAGGAGTATATGGGAGATGTTATGGGTGACCTGTCTAAAAGAAGAGGTAAGATCCTTGGATCTGAGAAAAAAGGAACAACAATGACAATCAGAGCAGAAGTTCCACTTGCTGAGATGTTTGGTTATGCAACAGACCTCAGGTCTTTAACACAGGGTAGAGCAACATTCTCAATGGTATTTGAAAAATATGAAGAAGTTCCAAAAAATATCGCCGATGAAATTGCCGGCGAAAGAGCCAAAGCTACAAGCTAA
- the rpsJ gene encoding 30S ribosomal protein S10: protein MQEKIRIKLKAFDHKALDQSVKQIIDTVKRSGGVIKGPIPLPTQRKIWCVHRSPHKFEQSREHFEMRIHKRLIDIENATPQTIEALMDISLPAGVDVEIKLS from the coding sequence ATGCAAGAGAAGATAAGAATAAAACTTAAAGCTTTTGACCATAAAGCACTTGACCAGTCTGTTAAGCAAATTATAGATACAGTGAAAAGAAGCGGTGGGGTTATAAAAGGCCCCATCCCTCTTCCTACACAAAGAAAGATATGGTGTGTGCACAGATCACCACACAAATTTGAGCAGTCAAGAGAACATTTTGAGATGAGAATTCACAAAAGATTAATAGACATTGAAAATGCTACTCCACAGACAATAGAAGCATTAATGGACATCAGCCTGCCTGCAGGTGTTGATGTAGAAATAAAATTAAGCTAA
- the rpsG gene encoding 30S ribosomal protein S7 — MPRKGPVKPREIMPDPIYKDVLVHKLINKVMKDGKKSVAEKIVYTAMKILEERTGEDALTALHKAIENIKPVLEVRPRRVGGSTYQVPMEVPPRRQISLALRWLVEAARNRSGKGNYTMIEKLANELYDAYNNRGAAVKKKEDTHRMAEANKAFAHYRW; from the coding sequence ATGCCAAGGAAAGGACCTGTAAAACCAAGAGAAATAATGCCAGATCCAATTTATAAAGATGTTCTGGTTCACAAATTAATAAATAAAGTAATGAAAGATGGAAAAAAATCAGTTGCAGAAAAAATTGTTTATACAGCAATGAAAATTCTTGAAGAAAGAACAGGGGAAGATGCTTTAACAGCACTTCACAAAGCAATTGAAAACATAAAGCCAGTTCTTGAAGTTAGACCAAGAAGAGTTGGTGGTTCTACGTATCAGGTTCCAATGGAAGTACCACCAAGAAGACAGATATCACTTGCTTTAAGATGGCTTGTTGAAGCTGCAAGGAACAGAAGTGGAAAAGGAAACTACACAATGATAGAAAAACTGGCAAATGAACTTTATGACGCTTATAACAACAGAGGTGCAGCTGTTAAGAAGAAAGAAGATACACATAGAATGGCAGAAGCAAATAAAGCATTTGCACATTATAGATGGTAA
- the rplC gene encoding 50S ribosomal protein L3 — MPKGIIGKKIGMTRVFVGDKAIPVTVIQVEPNYVVNIRTPEKDGYSAVVLGAGERKEKRTPKPLKAIFEKAGVKPLKTLAEFPLKEGEEVQLGQEIKVEEVFEKGDLVDVTGKSKGRGFASAMKRWDFSGFKKSHGSRYHRAIGSIGACEDPGRVWKTKRMPGHYGNETITVQGLEVVDIIPEKNVILVKGSVPGHTNSIVKIKASVIPNRRKGKRKLERAKATYAS, encoded by the coding sequence ATGCCAAAAGGCATAATCGGTAAAAAGATAGGAATGACCAGAGTTTTTGTAGGAGATAAAGCTATACCTGTAACTGTTATACAGGTTGAGCCTAACTATGTAGTAAACATAAGAACACCTGAAAAAGATGGATACTCAGCAGTGGTTTTAGGGGCTGGTGAAAGAAAAGAAAAAAGAACCCCAAAACCACTTAAAGCAATTTTTGAAAAAGCAGGTGTTAAACCATTAAAAACACTTGCAGAATTTCCTCTCAAAGAAGGGGAAGAAGTCCAGCTCGGACAGGAAATTAAAGTAGAAGAGGTATTTGAGAAAGGCGACCTTGTTGATGTAACAGGTAAATCAAAAGGTAGAGGATTTGCCTCTGCTATGAAAAGATGGGATTTCTCTGGATTTAAAAAATCCCACGGTTCAAGATACCACAGAGCTATAGGTTCTATTGGAGCCTGTGAAGACCCAGGTAGAGTATGGAAAACAAAAAGAATGCCTGGACATTATGGAAATGAAACAATAACAGTTCAGGGGCTTGAAGTTGTTGATATCATCCCTGAAAAAAATGTAATCCTGGTTAAAGGTTCTGTGCCAGGACATACAAATAGCATAGTAAAAATCAAAGCATCTGTTATACCAAACAGAAGAAAAGGAAAAAGAAAATTAGAAAGAGCTAAGGCAACTTATGCTTCTTAA
- the rpsL gene encoding 30S ribosomal protein S12, which yields MPTINQLVRKGRKKVKKKSKAPALEGNPQKRGVCVRVYTTTPKKPNSALRKVARVRLSNGYEVTCYIPGIGHNLQEHSIVLVRGGRVKDLPGVRYKIIRGALDAAGVKDRRQSRSKYGTKRPKQ from the coding sequence GTGCCAACGATAAACCAGCTTGTTAGAAAGGGAAGAAAAAAGGTTAAGAAAAAATCAAAAGCACCAGCGCTTGAAGGAAACCCTCAAAAAAGAGGTGTTTGTGTAAGGGTTTATACAACGACCCCAAAAAAGCCAAACTCTGCTTTAAGAAAAGTAGCAAGGGTTAGACTTTCGAACGGATATGAGGTGACCTGCTATATTCCAGGAATCGGACATAATCTTCAGGAACACTCAATTGTTCTTGTTAGAGGTGGAAGGGTAAAAGACCTGCCTGGTGTTAGATATAAGATTATCAGAGGAGCTCTTGATGCTGCTGGTGTTAAAGATAGAAGACAATCCCGTTCTAAATATGGAACAAAAAGACCAAAACAATAA